In marine bacterium B5-7, the DNA window CTTCGCTCTCGTCAATCTCACTCCAAAACCACTTGACGGCACTCGCCAACTTTGAAGTATAGACGAAAGACTCATTGATATTAGTCATTTTTCCCATTGCTTTTTTCCTAATAATTTTTGCTTACCTGTCAATTATATCAGGTAATTATCGTGGCAGTGTCTCAACGAAGGTTTCTGTTGTCAATTAAGCGTTGCTAGAAGGGCTTAAGGCCCAACAGCGCCTGTGTTGCTTTAATGCTGCGGCATCTTGATTTTTCACTTCCTCATAAGTGGGGGGCGGCTCATCATCATCAGAATCAGATTGAGTGGGCGCAGAAGGTAATACATTATCTCCTGATGCCTGAGGTGAAGCGCTTAGTGCGTCATTTGCTGCTGCTGGCAATCGAGAATACGTCGGTCCCCCATGCGGTCTCCGGGCAGTATTTGTTAAGTACCTCGTCGTCGCAGTAGGCGCAGTATTATTTCTGTTACTACATTTTTTAATCGCCGATACAAGATTTTTCAAACCACGCCCAACATCCATCAGCGCAGCAACAGGCATCGTGACAAGCAATAAAGCGGCCATCACGAATGTTGTGAGCCCTTGATAACGATTGCCACTAAACGGCTTACCAAACGCAGCAAATAGCCCCATGGTCCCACCTAAAGCGGCTAAGCCAATACCTAGGGGTGGAATCAGAGCGCTACTCAGAATCATAAACGCACCGGCCCCAAGTGCGACGAGTGCCCCCATAGATAATAGCGTATGAAAGAATTTGGCCTGACTGGTGTTTCTGTTTTGCGATTTATTAGCGTTGAACTTTTTGTCCACAATAATATCGTCAAAGGCCCTAGCAAACCGACCCAGTCCTTTCCAAAGCTTAACAACAAAGGATTTTGACGGCTGATGTTGAGTACGTGGCATAATCATGTTCCTGGGGTCTAGGGATATTCAGTTTTTTTAATTTAGTGGAAGAATGTTAAGGGATCCTTAAGAGAACAGCAAAAGACGAACTATGTTTCTTTTTTGCTCACAAAACCCACTGCCGTCGGAATACCAGTCAGCTGCGTGGCAATCTGCCGGACACGCGACCAGTCGATATTGGCAGGTCGATCGACTGTTGCAGTGACTAAAGCTTTCAGCATGCCACGATAATGATGTTGTTGCTCATAACGATCTTCTTGCAGCGGCAAGTGCGATTCTACATACAATTTTCCATTGGCACCCCAGCCGGCTTTGTACGCTTGATTAATCACACGCACTGGCGTATTCACCGGTGTGGTTTCGTATAAACGTTGAATATCTTTGTTGTACATACGAATACAGCCCGAACTCACGCGGCGACCCACGCCTTCCGGATCATTCGTCCCATGAATCAAATACGTACGCCAGCCCAAACGCAACGCATATTGGCCTAAAGGGTTATCGGGACCCGGCTTAATGATTCTCGGAATCGTCACCCCTTCCGCTGCACGCGCTTTGATAATACTCAGCGGCGCATACCACGTTGGATCTTTACGCCTGTCGACAATGCGCGTTACACCCTGCGGCGTTTCCCAACCTTCACGCCCAATACCAATCGGCTCGGTATCCAGCACACCTTTGTCTGGCAAATAATGATAAAGCCGAAGCTCCGCCAAATTAATCACAATCCCTTCGTGTTTGGTATCAGGGAGTACGTAACTCGTAGGGATGGTCAGCTCCGTGCCCACCGCCAATTCACCTTCTTTCGTTGCCAGGGGATTGGCTTCCAGCATTTCAAAATAACCCACGTCAAAGCGCTCAGCAATTTGTGCCAAGGTTTCATTGGGTTGGGACATAATCTGCTGCACCTTACCCACCACTTGTACATTCGCTGGCGGCATAGGGAAGCGCAGCGCAAAGGCGCTACTAAACGCGCAGAGAAAAATAAGACTGGAAAGGAGCCGTGTGTTCATTAGGGTATTGTATGAGATTAAGGTGTTATTGTCACTGAGTAGGAAAGCTTCATCAGCGCAGAGTCTCTGCCCAAATAATCTTGCATTAACCTGCTGAACCAGGTTAAAATATCGCCACTTTAAATAGGAGACTTTTATGACAATTAAAAAACCTACATCACCCTCATCTGCTGTGACGCCGTTTGCGACAATCGTGGCTGCCTCCATGTCGCCAATGAATCAGGGTGGACGAGCACGCTCATCAAGATCAGAGCTAGACGAAGTAATAAGACGTGCGCAGGCAGCTGAAGCTTCTGGTGCAGAAACACCTGGTATTACTATTTTAGCACCGCCCAGAACGCTTTATAATAAATCGCTTCCCGCGCCAAAACCCTAACAAGCACACCCACTGTCATCCCGCTATGACTACAGCACCTGCAGGAGATTCCGGGTCAAGCCCGGAATGACGGGCACCATTTGTCATGCTGAACTTGATTCAGCATCTCCATCCGTTTCTAGGAAGTACGCTAGCGTCTGTCGGAGATCCCGGATATTTGCTGCGCAAATTCCGGGATGACAGTGGTGTAGATGGGGACCCCGGGTCAGCGCCCGGGGTGACAATGCTAATCCAGAATAATGGTAGTCGTTTAGAGTACTAAGCTTACTTGTGTAATCACCCAACTTCGTTACAATACTTTTCAGATGAAAATGAAGGAATATGAGCATGAAGCTACCAGCGCGGGTTACATTGGTGGAAGTCGGCCCTCGCGATGGCCTGCAAAACGAACCCTCCCCTATTCCTACTGACATTAAAATCGATTTTATCAAGCGCTTAGCTGGCGCCGGCTTAGCAACGATTGAAGCCACCAGCTTTGTCTCACCGAAAAAAATTCCACAATTGGCTGATCATACCGAGGTCATCCGCGGCCTTAATTTACCAGCATCCATTCAATTACCGGCGCTGGTACCCAACGTAAAAGGCTTTAACAATGCCGTAGACGCTGGCGTTAAACATATTGCCGTATTTGCCTCAGTCTCTGAAACGTTTTCTCAGCGCAACATACACTGCAGCATCGAAGAAAGTTTCGTACGCTTTACCGAAGTCATCGCACTCGCCAAACAACATCATATCCCCGTTCGTGGCTATCTTTCTTGTGTATTTGGTTGCCCCTATGAAGGCAAGATCGCAGACGACGTCATCGTCGACGCAGCGAAACGTTTATTGGATTTAGGCTGCACCGAAATTTCCTTAGGCGATACCATCGGTGTTGCCACACCGAAACAAGTACGCGAGGTCATCGCTGCCCTACTGACAAAAATCCCCGCTGAAAAACTTGCTGGGCATTTTCATGATACTTACGGCCAAGCGATTGCTAACATTGTCGCCGCACTAGAACTAGGCTTAAGTACATTCGATAGTTCTGCGGCTGGTTTAGGCGGCTGTCCTTATGCTGCAGGTGCCAGTGGTAATGTTGCCACAGAAGATGTGGTGTATTTAATGCAAGGTTTAGGGATAGAAACCGGCGTGGATTTAGAGAAATTAATTGCCGCTGGCCACTTTATCTGTCAGCATGCTAAAACACCTAACCGTTCTAAAGTTGCTGCTGCCATGGGTAAAAAATAATGCGTGGTCTACACAAAGTTGTCAGCACTTATCGTGATGCACTCGATGGCATCCAAAGCGGCATGACAGTGATGGTCGGTGGTTTTGGTTTATGTGGCATTCCAGAAGGTTTAATTCAGCGCGTTGCCGATCTTGGCGTGAACGATCTCACCTGCATATCCAATAATGCTGGCGTCGACGATTTCGGCTTGGGATTATGGTTGCAGCAAGAACAAATCAAACGCATCTATGCATCGTATGTCGGTGAGAATGCCTTATTCGAAAAACAATTTTTAGATGGCGACTTAGATGTGATCTTAACCCCACAAGGTACGCTCGCTGAAAAAATTCGTGCGGCCGGTGCCGGGATCCCCGCCTTTTATACCGCGACGGGCTATGGCACACAGGTCGCAGAAGGTAAAGAAACGCGGATGATTGACGGTAAAGGCTATGTGTTAGAAGAAGCCTTTAAAGCAGACTTTGCTTTAGTGAAAGCCTGGAAAGCAGACACCTATGGTAACTTGGTCTTTCGAAAAACCGCGCGCAACTTTAATCCTTTGATGGCCATGGCGGGGAAAATTACGGTAGCAGAAGTCGAAGAAATTGTTGCACCAGGTGAACTCGATCCGGATGCAATTCATACGCCCAGTATTTTTGTACAACGTGTTATTCAGGGGTCATTTGAGAAACGCATTGAGCAGCGGACGACGCAGTGATTATTGTCATTCCAGCCTTGAAGGTGTCATCCCGCGCTTGACGCGGGATCTCCTGCAGGTGCTGTAGTGATAGATGGAGATCCCGCATCAAGTGCGGGATGACAGTAGGTGCTATAGTGATAGATGGAGATCCCGCATCAAGTGCGGGATGACAGCAGGTGCTGTAGCCAGACACTTAGACTAAAACATTAGGTAAAATATGCCATTAACCCGAGACCAAATCGCGAAACGTATCGCCCAAGAACTGCAAGACGGTTACACCGTGAACCTGGGTATTGGTATTCCCACATTGGTTGCTAACCACATTCCTGAAAAAATCGATGTGATTTTTCAGTCAGAGAATGGTTTGCTGGGTATGGGCCCCTTCCCAACCGAAGATGACATCGATGCGGATTTAGTGAATGCCGGCAAACAAACCGTCACAGCGGTTGATGGGGCTGCGTTTTTTGATTCAGCGACTAGCTTTGCGATGATTCGTGGTGGGCATGTGGATTTAACAATCCTAGGCGCCTTCGAAGTGGATCAACAAGGCAATATTGCATCCTGGATGATCCCAGGCAAACTCGTCAAAGGTATGGGTGGCGCCATGGATTTAGTCGCCGGCGCCAACAACATTATCGTCGCGATGGCGCATGCGAATAAGAAAGGTGAATCAAAAATTTTGCCGGAATGCACACTCCCACTCACGGGCGTCAATTGCATCACGCAAGTGTGTACGGATTTAGCCTGGATGGAAATCATCGACGGCGCATTTCATTTAAAAGAACGCGCGCCGGGCGTGAGTGTGGAAGAAATCCAAGAAAAAACGGCGGCACGCTTGGTTGTGCCGGATCATGTGCCAGAAATGGTGGTTTAACTAACCTGGGCCTCTGCCTGGGCGTGGCGTATTCTGCTCAATATTATCTAATAGCTGCTTACCCGTTGTCCCTGCTCTAACGGCACCACCAGAAAGAACAGATATTGCTTTCTTGATCCCATAATATAATTCAGCACATACTTTTTGAAATAGGTTACCCTCTTCTATACTTTGAGACTTTTCTAATGTTTCACGATTGTTACTCAAATATTCCGATGCATTGCTCAGCGCATCCACGCCCTTGCCATCCCTAAGTTTACTCAAGGCTTCTGTCACGACTGTATGTTTTCTATCGGCCAATTTACTGCTGTCACCGGTTATCTTGTCTTGTAAAATTTCTTGGTACTCAGTAAGCAATTTCACACTATTCCAATAGTGATCAGAATATTTTTCGGTATCTCTATACTTAGCATGATCACAAATGTCCTTCTTGGCAACTGCAGTCGTATAATAAGATTCATCCATGGCAAAGGGTCCATCTATGCCCGCCCCTTGCGCTTGTGGGTAGTAATTTTTTCGAAACCAATCACACATAGAAAACATCACCCCAGCAACAATACTATTTTCAATCAGCTCAGTACCGTCTTGAGCGTAACCATTTACTAAGTCTGCAGGCGCTAAAACATTATGAAAACTCTCTTGCTCATCAAACAGGTTATACATATCTGCATACAAGGCATCACTAAAATTTTGTACCTGGTTTGGATTGAAGTGTGTTTCGTACCCTTCAAGCTCGAGATAAGGATAAGTCTTTTCTTCACGAAAATCTGGCATTAACATCCATGCGTTTGGAAGTAACTGTTGCATCATCTCACGATCTTCTTCGCTAGCACCAGTCTCAAAATTAGAATATAACCTTTGCGCATTACCTCCTCCTTGCTTTCCACCAGGCAAAGAATCTTTATATAATTTGTCTGCAGCACTTTTAAACGATTCAATCAAACCGTTAAACCGCTCTATCGCTTCTTCTCTTGTCATTTTGCTCATGTTCGTATTCCTCTGTGATAGACGGAGATCCCGCATCAAGTGCGGGATGACATTAGTCTCTTAAAGATAGGGGATAAAACAAACAGGCACAAAGAAAAGCACAAAAAACAATCAAAAGA includes these proteins:
- the liuF gene encoding succinyl-CoA--3-ketoacid-CoA transferase yields the protein MRGLHKVVSTYRDALDGIQSGMTVMVGGFGLCGIPEGLIQRVADLGVNDLTCISNNAGVDDFGLGLWLQQEQIKRIYASYVGENALFEKQFLDGDLDVILTPQGTLAEKIRAAGAGIPAFYTATGYGTQVAEGKETRMIDGKGYVLEEAFKADFALVKAWKADTYGNLVFRKTARNFNPLMAMAGKITVAEVEEIVAPGELDPDAIHTPSIFVQRVIQGSFEKRIEQRTTQ
- a CDS encoding peptidase M23 — encoded protein: MPPANVQVVGKVQQIMSQPNETLAQIAERFDVGYFEMLEANPLATKEGELAVGTELTIPTSYVLPDTKHEGIVINLAELRLYHYLPDKGVLDTEPIGIGREGWETPQGVTRIVDRRKDPTWYAPLSIIKARAAEGVTIPRIIKPGPDNPLGQYALRLGWRTYLIHGTNDPEGVGRRVSSGCIRMYNKDIQRLYETTPVNTPVRVINQAYKAGWGANGKLYVESHLPLQEDRYEQQHHYRGMLKALVTATVDRPANIDWSRVRQIATQLTGIPTAVGFVSKKET
- the liuG gene encoding succinyl-CoA--3-ketoacid-CoA transferase, with the translated sequence MPLTRDQIAKRIAQELQDGYTVNLGIGIPTLVANHIPEKIDVIFQSENGLLGMGPFPTEDDIDADLVNAGKQTVTAVDGAAFFDSATSFAMIRGGHVDLTILGAFEVDQQGNIASWMIPGKLVKGMGGAMDLVAGANNIIVAMAHANKKGESKILPECTLPLTGVNCITQVCTDLAWMEIIDGAFHLKERAPGVSVEEIQEKTAARLVVPDHVPEMVV
- the leuA gene encoding hydroxymethylglutaryl-CoA lyase encodes the protein MKLPARVTLVEVGPRDGLQNEPSPIPTDIKIDFIKRLAGAGLATIEATSFVSPKKIPQLADHTEVIRGLNLPASIQLPALVPNVKGFNNAVDAGVKHIAVFASVSETFSQRNIHCSIEESFVRFTEVIALAKQHHIPVRGYLSCVFGCPYEGKIADDVIVDAAKRLLDLGCTEISLGDTIGVATPKQVREVIAALLTKIPAEKLAGHFHDTYGQAIANIVAALELGLSTFDSSAAGLGGCPYAAGASGNVATEDVVYLMQGLGIETGVDLEKLIAAGHFICQHAKTPNRSKVAAAMGKK